GTTTTAAGTTTCAGTTTGCTATTTACATTGTGCTTTAGGTTGTATATGTATGAGTTTAAAGTGCCAGAGCTAATCTAGTCTAATGgcctcccagttaatttttttttaataataaagattCTGAATTTTATCCCaaggataataaaaatacattagagGAATGTTATACTCCTATGGGAATTTACAGGCAGCTAAGGCCTACTGGTGTATCTGAATACTGTAGAACATCATCAATTTTTAGCTCAGAAGTAAACTAGTGGACTATTAAACATATAGCGTGGGAATTGAAAACATTATGAGGGTGGGAGCAGGATCTAGAAGTGGACAGCTTGGGTTGAGTTCAGAGTAAGGTTTCACCAAGGGCCATGCCCAGCTGCCACCCCCAACCAGTTCATAAATAGCTGGGAGAGGAGTGTACATGTCTGTTTTCTAAACGCTCTCTCATGTAATTCTTGATGTGCATCTGGATTTGATAATGTGAAGATAGTAAGGAATAAAATAGGAGGAGGTTGCAGAGGAACTGGAAATCAGTAAGACTGGAGCAAAGTGTATGAAAACAGGGTGTGTTTAGAGAGATAATTAGGAGTTTCACCAGAAAAATACAACAGTTTCAAGTATGTGATGCAAGACAGGGAAGCTGATGGAAGTTTGacagatctcctgacctcttcaGTTCCCATAATCATGtgactctttcttcctttcttctgtatTATAACATACTTGAATTGTAGTAATTTACATATGTGCTTTATGACTCACACTTATGTTAGGCTACTTCATGTGAAGAGCTGTTGGCTCTTAACTTGATACTGTTTGTAGTCTGTAGTAAAGCCACATGTACACAAAgcagtgtttaataaatattcgTTGAATTCAATCAAGATGGCCCATTTAATTTAGCTTTGCTTTCTCCCTGCCTATTCTGGACTCAGCCAAAACTACTGATTTCCATTGGTTTTGCTGAATTCGTCAATAGAGTGtgcaaattaaaaattactcTATTTATCTCCTGAACATATACAATTTATGTATTAAAAGTTTGGGCAATTGCCTATCTATCCTTGTAAGCTTAAAAGCTATTTCTCATATAAGAACATTCATAATAAACACTTTGTGTTGTATTGTACTTGTTAGTTCACATACCTAGATGAAGGGCAAATCTGTTTTCTTCATGTTATCTTTAAAGCCTGTAGAAAAATTATATGCTTGTGTTGGTATTGTTAAGCTGTAATGTCATAAAAGGTAAATACTTGTGTTTGTCATTTTCACTTAATTATGCTTTTTGTTAtaaacatttgattttatttttaaaattaacttaaaaatgtattatattgtttattcctttcaaagaaagaaaagtaaggtATAAATGTTAGTTTATAAAAGTTTTTAAGACAAAAttcaagcaaaggaaaaaaatgagtggtgaaatatatttttatacaaattgcaattttatattaccaatatttaaacaaaattaatacttggatatgtcttttttttgagacagagtctcactctgtcacccaggctggagtacagaggcacaatcttggctcactgcaacctccacctcccaggttcaagcgattctccagcctcagcctcccaagtagctgggattacaggcatgcaccaccacacccagctaatttttgtatttttagtacagacaggatttttccatgttggccaggctggtcttgaactcctgacctcaaatgatctaccccctcggcctcccaaagtgctgggattacaagtgtgagccaacaTACCCAGCCTATAATAACATAtttcatttcagaataaaaagtgTAGTAGTTTTGAAGAGCTAAAAAGTTTGGGACAGATAGATCATTGAAGCAGAAGCCAATCTATTTAATAATGATTTGTGCTTCCTTActcaaatattttgattttcttctaggggaaaaggaagaatgaattattttctgtGACAAGATATTTGCAGTAATGATACTCTGATATTCTCAGGTCTCATTTTTTCATGGGGTTGATGGCCACCAAGGAATATGGAGGTCTTGATAGCCTTAATGCTCAGCTGAAAGCAAAAATGGGTTGCTGGAAACTGATCAGAATTGCGTGACTTTCCAAATTTGGAAAGGAGGGATGCTCACAACATATTTTTATTCAATGATTCTAATGTAAACTGGATCTCGCTTAATCAAGGGCACGAAGTAAATCAtctagaaaaaatacattagCAAGAACTGCATATAAAATACTAATAATCACAATAATGTTTAGTAATATCACAGTCTTTCCCCAAGGAGCCTCGAGCACTTGGCAATTGTTTCATTAATTCTCAGAAGCTCCCCGGGAAAGAGTAGAGCAATAAATCACATATTGAAGAGATGTTTTAAATAACAGAGTCAGttggatttttaataaatataggttggTCAAGAAAAGTTGGAATCcagttttatggaaataaattttgtctttttcttaacaAGTAATGAATGACCAACAAAAACTTTGTTCAACATTAATTGTGAAAAATCTCattgtttctctttgtattttcatCTAAACCCAATTGCCTGTCATTCTTGTGACCTATTTTCAAAATTCCATTAAAGTCAGCAAGTAACAAGGTTTCTAGCAATCTTTAGTCAGATGTCATTTGACTATTGGTGATCAAGATTGAGGGTACCTTAAATGAGAAGTTTCAATCAATGGCCATCATCCATGCtattgattaaatattttgttacctTAGTAATGGCccaaatataaacatttcttaaaactgGTTAATTTTAAGGAgcaattaaaatagtaaaataatgttATTGTTTGCATTAGTaattagaaaattattgaaatatgaaGTCAAATATATGTTTGTCTTTGAAAATAGTGCCTCATGCTATTATGGGATATACAAATGACCTTACCACTCTGAGGTCAAAGTTCAAATTAAGCTTCAGTCCTAAGTAAATTGAGATGAATGGTTTGGTCTTTGTCCCTAGTGTACAATAGTCCATATCGCAAAATCACGATACATCTGTTTTTGCAAAATTGGCATAATTGGCATTCTCCTAGGACTTTGCTGGCATCGAAGCTGAAGCTATTTCTTATTACAAAGGAAAATGCTTTTCTAGGtcatggtttttttaaaaaaagtgtatgAAAATGGCTCAGAACATGTCTGTTCACTTGTGACAACAGTGAATTATGTCTCATCATAATCAATTTGGTGATTGATAACAGCACAGAAACAATCTAGTATGTTTATTAAGATGGGTGTGATTATGGGAAATGGCAAGATAAACAGATGGAATAATTTTGAAGAGGCCACTTCCTTGTCTTAGTAGTAGTTTTGTAAGTACCTTCATTCAATTATATCGAGAAAAATCAAGATTGCCTTTACATTCTAGTTAACTGAATTATTCATTTATGTCAAAACCTTTAAAGTTTAAATGCATAATTATATTAGATGCCAAAAGACATTGGTAATAATAACTCTGACAACATTGACTGCAGTTGGAAAAAAACTGTCTTGAGAGTCAACTCTTTGTTCTATGCTTCCCTATATTATAGTCTAAtcatataatttctttaaaaatgtgttatcaaTTAGAAAAAGTTTGTTAGCCAGCAATCTCTATGTGAAAAAGGTGTTTGTATATGATATTTCCCAGAAATTGTACAACAATGTGCATACAATCAAAGGACTAACATTGAGGAAATAAGTTAATGTATAGGGGTATATATGTTAAAGTTAAAAGGGATAGTTCTTTAATTATATAGCTAATCTGTATTTCTTAGAGGgagtgattgtttttatttttgtttttaaacaggtTTTGATAGTACAATCAGGCAATCTAAATAATTTGTAGGAAATGATTGTTTAGTGTTATGTATTGGGAGATTAGAGTAAGACATAGTACAATTACTTAATTATCCCTCTGttttctccaaagaaaagaaacatacaaatCTTTGGTATCCTTGCATTACTTTAAAGAATTAACACCCATGTttagtttgcaaatgtttaacTCTTCATTTGCTTTtagcttaaatattttaagaaaaagatcctctccccttcacccttccatcccagccacacacacaggcgtgcgcgcgcgcgcacacacacacacacacacacactgcaaaaCAATAACACAAAACAGCTTGCCTTTGTTGTTAGGCCGTAGCACTTTTCCCAAAGATTTCAAAAACCATCTGTACTTGATTTTCAGTGACTGCATAAGTTGTAGTATTGGATTTATCAAAGCTTCCCTTTGCAAACCATCCTAACTGAAGCCACAGTCCCTCCAAACATGTACTAATTTATAGTGAGTAGAATGTTAAGGTAATTTATACTGAGTGAGCACTAGTCTTCCATCAGCTGAAAACTCAACACTCAGTTTTGCTTATTTCCaaactttgtttttactttttactacTTGCCCctgatatttttattaacatcttTATTGAACAAAAGTTAAGTCAGCAGACAACCGTGAGTATAGAAAAGGAAGCATTTTATCCCTGTCTACCAAATTAGAAAGAACTGATATATGTGTCATATATGTGTCTCTAAAATAAGCTGCGCTTGAATTGGGTATGCATAACAGACTGAAAAGATTGGGGAAAATATCACAGGATTTTTGTGAGAATAACATTAACCAAGGTAACATGTGAAAATACCTAACATCATGCTTGATATAGACTCAGTGCtgacttgtttgttttttctttttcataaattctTTAATGAAAGTCATATGCTTTCTACTGATATATTGTCTTCAGCCTCAGTGGACCTTAGAAACAGTAGATGCAGACCTTCAGaaaatagatgagaaaaccaTGTCTGATGTTAAATCAAAGAGTCATCAGAGGAATGTGCCCTATATGTCCTGTTTTCTTTCAAAGCTACGGGTTATCCCAATTTTAAAGAGGATGCCAAGGATGTTtcagaacttttttcttttttattttattgatgagtACTTTAAAGTCATAATGACTAGTTTTTTCTAGAGTATACCTGTTTAAGACATAAACATCAATTCTAAATCATGTCTAAATCTTTGCTTTGTGTTTCTCTTTGTGTTACCACTTTATTTATTCTTGGTACATTTTTAGTTCTCAAAATACTTAGAAGtgtatatttgtaaaattttccaaaaatacgCCATTAGTCTTCTGTCATTGTTTTGATAAAGTTGCGACTAAAGGGAAGAGGCCGCCCTTCATTTTGGAGTGCTGCTTCTCTGTCACCACTGAGGGCATAAGCTTTTGGACTAATATTTATATCAAGGGTGTAAGCCTtgacataagaaaatatttttttgtgaCGAAAGAAAGCTTTAATTCTTACGtgtttgaaaggaaataaaactaagaCAACTTTGGCCTAGAAGTTTCCTTCTGTTGTGCCATGTTCTCAGGGGAAGTGATAGAAACCATTGTATTTCGACTCTTTTAAAGGAGAATGAACTAACCACCCTGTTAAGACTATAATCTGGCTTTGCAGACGCTGCCGCCGAGGAAATTCTTGTAGTACTAGCCATGGTCAACCCTACCGTGTTCTTCGACATTGCCGTCGACGGCGAGCCCTTGGGCCGCGTCTCCTTCGAGCTGTTTGCAGACAAggttccaaagacagcagaaaattttcgtgctctgagcactggagagaaaggatttggttataagggttcctgctttcacagaattattccagggtttatgtgtcagggtggtgacttcacacgccataatggcactggtggcaagtccatctatggggagaaatttgaagatgagaacttcatcctaaagcatacaggtcctggcatcttgtccatggcaaatgctggacccaacacaaatggttcccagtttttcatctgcactgccaagactgagtggttggatggcaagcatgtggtctttggcaaagtgaaagaaggcatgaatattgtggaggccatggagcgctttgggtccaggaatggcaagaccagcaagaagatcaccattgctgactgtggacaactcgaataagtttgacttgtgttttatcttaaccaccagaccattccttctgtagctcaggagagcacccctccaccccatttgctcgcagtatcctagaatctttgtgctctcgctgcagttccctttgggttccatgttttccttgttctctcccatgcctagctggattgcagagttaagtttatgattatgaaataaaaactaaataacaacaacaacaacaaaaaaaaagactataatcTTTGTTTAGATGAACACTGCATGGAGTAAAGCACAATCTGTTTTTCCATTGCTGGTTTCTAAAACCTCTTACCAAACAGTCACTTAACAGGCAAGTTCAATATTCACCCCAAAGTACAATATAActatatcttaaaaatataattcaaacaCATTATTCATTTGTGAGAAAGAATGAATGGCATCAAAACAGCATGAAGGAAGACAGAACTGGAAGTAGAATATGTGAATAAAGTAATGCTTTTGTGAACTTTAAATTCAACATAATGTCACAGTATAATGCCCAGCCCACTTCCACAGGCTAGTGTGTTTCTAGGATTCATCAAATAGAACATATTATCTAAAATAAAGGTGGGCACACTGTAGCCTCTGGACCAAATTCAGCCTGCTGCTTGGTTTTGGTGACCCGTAaactataatttgtttttttttttacatatttaagtaGTTAGTATAAATCAGGAGTAGCATGCTATTTCGTGActcataaaatttttattcagttgAATTTTCCTCTTCACTAATATTTGAACATGGCCACGCTCAATTGTTTAAGCACAGTCTATGGCTACCTTCTTGCTACCAAGGCAGAactgagtagctgtgacagatGCTATGtggctcacaaagcctaaaatatttactgtcttgcTCTTGAAGAAAGAGTGTGCTGATCTCTAATTTAAACTATAAGGGCACTACATGTGCTTAATGTGTGCTCTTAGGCCATGTGCAAAAATGCTaaattttaagagagagagagaacgtgaCCACTGGAATTAAGTGGGAGAGTTCACTTAGGAGAAGGAAGAGGTCTGAATGTGtttaagacaaataaaaatacgaaaaatagtTGAAAGAATGAAGATGCTTTGTTGGCAAAGAAGTTGACTGAAATCATGATATTCTTCAAATACTCATCACCATGTGGGAGAATGATTAGTCACATTTAACACAAAGGGGCAAAATTGGAGTTAAGATCAATAGGTGGAAATTTTACTGAAATATATATTGattcaatgaagaaaataaatatactaatAACATTATACTTtgatggaatatcttttttcttgtaagtCAGTGACTTCTAGTACTCCAATCATTCGTGCATAGACTACTTGAACATTTTGTTGACACATCTGGTGGTGGTTAGACTGAATAACGTTCTTATGCTTTAATTAATTCAGTAAATAAGTATTCAGCACCTCCTTTGTGTGAAACACTCTTTTAGGCACTGGGATTAGAGTGGTGAGCAGCACCGACCAAGCGCCTGCTCTTCTTGCACTGTCTTGCTAGAGTCCTTGAGGAGGAGAGACAACATGCAAGCaagaaatcaaggtgttggcagggccatgctttCTCTGAAGGCTGAGGAAGAGCCCTGacatgggttgaattgtgtccctccaaaaacGTTGGTTATAATCATAACCCctggtacctcagaatgtgaccttgtttggaaataaAGTCTTTACAGAgagagtaaaatttttaaaaggtcattATCGTGGGCCcaaattcaatatgactggtgtccttataaaaagggagaATTGGGATACAGAGACACAAAGAGAATCTATATGAAGATGATGCAGAGATTGGAATAATGGATTtctaagccaaggaatgccacaGATTGCCAGCAAACCCCCAGAAGCTGGGAGGAGTGGATGGAAGAGATTCTCTCTCCTGGTCAATAGAAGGAAACAACTTTGTCAACATCTTGGATTTggacttgtagcctccagaagtgtgaaacaataaaattttgttgtttaagccacgtTCCTACAACAACCCTAGGAAACTggtgtgttttccttttctcttccagcttctggtggcttaGGTGTTCATTGGTTTGTGGCAGTATAACTCcatctctgtcttcacatggacttctccactgtgtgtgtgtgtgtgtgtgtgtgtgtgtgtgtgtgtgtgtctttttctatCTAATGACATTTTCATTGGACTTAGAACCCATGATAATTCAGTATGGTCTCATCTCCATCCTTCCTTAATTATAGCCGGAAGAATAAGGTCATATGATGGGG
The sequence above is drawn from the Rhinopithecus roxellana isolate Shanxi Qingling chromosome 1, ASM756505v1, whole genome shotgun sequence genome and encodes:
- the LOC104667762 gene encoding peptidyl-prolyl cis-trans isomerase A, producing the protein MVNPTVFFDIAVDGEPLGRVSFELFADKVPKTAENFRALSTGEKGFGYKGSCFHRIIPGFMCQGGDFTRHNGTGGKSIYGEKFEDENFILKHTGPGILSMANAGPNTNGSQFFICTAKTEWLDGKHVVFGKVKEGMNIVEAMERFGSRNGKTSKKITIADCGQLE